ACCAACCACCTGATCTATGATTATCTGTTGCGGCCTATAACCACAGACGTCACTTTCAGTCCCAATCTACTACTACGCCATCTAGTGGCAGCTATTGGGCAAGGCTGTAAGAGGTGCTAGTCGAAAGCTGTCTTAATACTAAACTTTTAAATACGCAGTATAAATCTCTCCCAAAAACGTATACTCggctagtttttttttatcggTGCGCGCGAGTAGATAAAATGGAGCCAAGTATAAACTTCTATTCAACTATAATCGTCATGATATGTAGATTGaactatttcacacaaaattCTACTAAACCAGAAAACTTTATACAGGGTCGGGACTAAAGACAATGCAAAGTAGAATGATCATTCATGGTCTGGAAATTTTTGTTGATAAACTGGGCCAGCGTTTCAGAACAACCATCATTCGAAGTTCTTTCTGAGCTACAAGGAGTTCTATGTATTCCAATTCAGTCCAGTAAATCAATGGAGAAATTTAGTACTTCAACTCACCACTAACTGCAAAATAAGATCTAACAATCGTTTTGCATTCCTAAGATACCCCTAAATAACGGGCTAAAAGTGGACGAAAATCGAAAGACATGTATTTTTCAAGATGCGTCCTTTCTTCTGAACAATACGCCCAGTGGCCAAAGTGTAAAATCTTTcgtcttttttttcataaatggATGTGGCTCAGTACTATGTCCCTTTAATACACcatataaaaataacacaatttttttccaaaGAACAAGCTTAAATTTCCGGAAATaactgtaatattttgtagtatttattgAAGAAGTAATATTGATACAATTATTAGTATTGCTCTATAAACACCCAAACATATCGAATCACAAAATGTTAGGGTGGGTATATAAATGCCACCTagattttacatttaaaaaaaaaattctgatcCTAAAATAGATGGATATTTATTATAGTATAAATAAATTTttcattgatacatgtaattttcCTTCATCCCGAAAATTTCATGAAAAGGAGGAAGTTAAGTAAGAGGGGATTGAAAAAGGTAAGATTCTAAATAGTCTGCTTTCAAACAGTTGAAGGATTGGCCTCTTCGCTTAAAACTGTTTTGAAACATATAAAGTGAATAAATGACTATGAACAAAGGCCAGgaagggaaggggggggggagaaagaCAGAGTTAAAAAGACTGGGAGATAAGAGAGGGATATGACGCGTCGACGGAGAGGGGAAGGGGTGAGAGAAATAAGGGAAATATATATAAAGAGGGAGATGTAAACTAGATATGGGAAAACAAAGGCAATGGCAAGAggagaggaggggagggggttagaAAAGGATTAGGGATAGGCCCTAGGGATGTAGGATTATGGCAAAATAGTTTTATGAGAGAGAATACGAAGGGAAATGGTGGATATGTAAGAACAACAATAATTTAATTGTCATCTGTATTGCCTCTTCAGGGTCACTCTTTCCAATTACTCCCCTGCCTTGCTATTATCATCTACGTTGATCTCAAATGTTAGAACCCACTTGGTTCCTGCTATGACTGGACATTCTCCATGCCAAGCATAGACGTCGATTTCACCTAACCCGCCAGTCTCACCATCAACGAAATGATTATACCAAACTAATGCCTTTCCTTTCTCGGGTTTGAAATGCAGTTTAGACTTGTGACATTTCGTCGCCATATTTCGGCATGAGCTTCGAAGAAAGGTCTAGAATTGAACGTAATgagataataaaaaaatatattaacatTTGTGCATTGGCTTTTTAATATCATGTACTGagagaataaaatgaaatatgttttggCAAGTTGAGTATCGGTGGTACTTTTGAAATCGTATTTTCCTcaaggtgggggtgggggtggggtgggttcATGACCCcagtgtgtgcatgtgtgtttgcataacatagatacatagattaTTGTTAATAGATAGAGtgtgtgacacacacacacagacacacacacatacacacagcagAGAGAcagtcacagacacagacacacagacacagacacagacagacagacagacagacagacagacagacacggacacagacacatacagacagacagacacagacacacagacgcagacacaggcagacacagacacacacacacacacacacgcgcgcgcacacacacacacacacacacacacacacgcgcgcgcgcgcgcgcgcgatTGACCAATATTTAATACTCACCTCGTCGTCAAAAGTTTCATTATTTGCTATTTGGAATGTACTTTCTCCTCCATCTTCTACGTCACTTAGATATATTTCAAGTGATGCATACCTGGTAAATAAACATCCACAATGTAGTTAATAAAATGATACTTAAGGCGCCAAAGATGGAGATAAATTTGCTTTGTTTGCCCTGGCGGGAATATTCGACATCAAATGAAAGGAAAAATGATACTGCATCATTGCTTATCACATGGACCGTTTACATTGTTACCAAAATAGACTTTAGTTGTTTATAAAGATCTCATTTGCATGGCCTTTTTGTACAAgaagaaaacattttcaaatcaaaacaaaatttccCTCACCTGCAACCCCTGCATTTAGAAGCATCGGTTTGATGACAGCAAGGTAGATGTTGAGCCCTCGGAGACGAATCAATATGTCCGCTCTGATAACCACCCTCATTATATTTATCAATGTGGAGGTCACCATTTTTTACTATCGAGTTAGGGAGTCTTAATAATTTGGCAATCCTGGGGGAAAAACAAGTGTATTAGCGACAATAATCCAGTTACATTCTAGAAACACattattttaaagtaaaaaccCAATCAGACTTATTTTTCAAGTTTTAAACCCATTTGTGAAAATCAATGCAGACGATGTTTATTTGACCATACTGACACaatttatgaatataaagtTTTCGTTCACCTGGAAGtaaatgtattgaaaaaaatcaaccaAATAGAAGTGTTTATCAAACTGATCTATCAGTGTAACACGGCCTCACCTGTCTTTAATTctgttgatgacgtcatcatcagTCTTCTTGAcattaatatattgatatttactTGGTTGTACAAGTGGCCACTCTTCCGCACGACCCAGAATTAGTTTCTGAAACTCTTCCATTCCGTAGCCCTCCAGTTCTTCTTTAGTTAGTATATCTATGAACGAGAAAACACATTTCTCCTAATATTCTTGTTGTGATGGcaactgttaccatggcaagTGACTTCACACAACGTTGATTTTTGACATTAAAATCGTACACAAATTTACTACAACCTCAGAtgattatattttcaaaagtaGTCTGACATACAGCAACACACGATCACGCTGTGGTATCTATGGGCCACCGTACAGATATTAAATATCGTGCATttgctgtgtacatgtattcctGTGTAACTGTTATGTTTCTTACACACATGAATGTACTGAATGTAAATGTTCAATATGCAGCACAGGGAATTCAGGCTCATAACGtgaatttttttgtttacaataaAGACACACCGAATAAcaagaaattaatgaaaatatattgcTAACACATGAGGGAGCCCCGCGGCGTCACGGCATACTTTAAGGCCCAATAGAACACTGCATTAAATGTTAATATAAGTTTGCACAAAACGACTACTAAAATGCTATTATGTCCACATCACCTtaaataccaccaccaccaccaccaccaccaccaccaccaccaccaccaccaccaccaccacccctttAATAATGGTTACCGAGAAACGGTAACATCAATATCTTattgatataaaattatgtgttgcacatatatatatttttgtgagTTGATATTTTCTCTCTCTTGATTGTTGATTTTTAATTGCGCATTTCTGTTCGTTGTACACTAAAGAACAAATTGGGCTTGGGTCCCCCTGTAGTTACAGTATAACAAATGAGAAATCATTACCATCGTGGTCTTTGTCGAGCTCCGTTGTGTCGTAtctgaaaattaaaatatgacacaaaTGAAAAAGTGTCCAGTTTTGTACgagcctatctgtctgtctgtctgtctgtctgtctgtctgtctgtctgtctctgtctatgtctgtctctgcctgtctctgtctatgtgtgtgtgtgtccccctctctctctcacacacacacacacacacactcacacacacacacacacacacacacacacacacacacacacacacacttcagaTGATCTACAAAAAAACGTCCCAATAACTGTTACAAGCTACTGCAGTATATGTAGTTCTTTAATTAGTCTTTCATTTCTTCCTATGTGTGAGAAAGGCTGTAAGTAATTAAGTACTCCacttacattttaaaaagatCTCGTTCATCGAAGAACAGAAAAAAACTATCTTCTAAAGTAAACCTCATCTTCggaaaaggaagaaaaatataaaaatataagtaagtatatatatttcatttcccCCGAGTAAAATAAAAGATGTACTAACATATGTTGTAATtgtaataaatatcaaaaaGAACGAAGTcgagaaaatatttcaaatttcgtTACACTGCATTCATGACGTCAagtctggattccaactgtggtctactaaCCACAGTCTTGTCAAACTCCCTCGATTActacaaaaagttgttcatcttATCAGTGAACCCCCAACTGCTATAGTGACGTAAatagtgtataagtagcatcctaagctgacaaatataccatatttggaaattaCAAAACTGCCCcagtaaacactaactttatgagggactgtgttattggtcagaattttgtgattgattaacaaagacatgatgttaatgactgtgtgggtggctgtgggtGAATTTTAAAGTTCATCTCAGGACTCGTTTGACCAGACTGTGAttagtagaccacagttggaatccaAACTACGCAAGCCAGTGCATATCTTCTGGCTACAACGTGTACTGAGCGCACCTCTGTGCGTTTGTCTCTAatggtgccgtaaagaggcggCCTGTGGTTTTACGGCGATAACAAAACATTGTGAGCATGGTCACAGATGCATAGTTATTATGACTATGTCGCCACTTATTGTCAAAGtataaaatacatgaattataataaattgtGAATTATTTGTGTAACTGTGTAGTTTTTGTCCCGTTAATATAATTAGTGGCTTTTGTAGATTTGGTTCTTGTCGGCGTAGTAATTGTTGTCtctcatcgtcgcaaaccacagcctcttttacggcaccgtccaaaacgtgCCGTCAATACAGGTCGTTATTTCGAAgttcgcggaagaaataacacctctggtttgcgagaatggtatACAAtattgttgggggggggggggcgcctCATTTTGCAACTGTGACGGAGGTGtgtgtcaattttttttcaatggtaTGAGCAAACAATCGGGAACAATCGCaataaaatgatgtaatgtACCATACCTCATCTGTCGTTAGTTCTTGGTTTCCGTCTAAGTCTCTGATAACTATACGATTTCTCGCCTCCAACTTTACCAACGCTTCCTGCATTCCCTTCTCCTCGGCATAGTTTATGAGATATTCAGCCTCTTCATCGGTGACAAACTCAGGAATTTCTGAAAACAAttgcaatgatgatgatgatgatgatgatgatgatgatgatgatgatgatgatgatgatgatgatgatgatgatgatgatgatgatgatgatgatgaggaggaggaggaggaggaggaggaggaggatgaaGATATCGGAAATTATTAAAGCATGTCTCTAGGATCTCTTCTAAGAATAAAGGGGACGAATAGTTTTATTGTGTACAACTCAAATGTTATTCCAACCCAGTCAACCAAACTATATGTATGCGATTGCAATTGGAATCCTAGTAAGATGCGATGCGAAAGGTGTGTAGACATAATCTTGGGCTGCAATGAATTGAATGCTCCTCTctgagtt
The Glandiceps talaboti chromosome 6, keGlaTala1.1, whole genome shotgun sequence genome window above contains:
- the LOC144436627 gene encoding transmembrane prolyl 4-hydroxylase-like, with product MFLRRALLLCLAFTSIVTYMNAEETEADHDHEHDHADIYKDPEASNETCKKNGDGNCIDDEEEFELYRLDGVKVGYSKKVKLMPDRFHHINTLNMIKPLILEIPEFVTDEEAEYLINYAEEKGMQEALVKLEARNRIVIRDLDGNQELTTDEMRFTLEDSFFLFFDERDLFKIYDTTELDKDHDDILTKEELEGYGMEEFQKLILGRAEEWPLVQPSKYQYINVKKTDDDVINRIKDRIAKLLRLPNSIVKNGDLHIDKYNEGGYQSGHIDSSPRAQHLPCCHQTDASKCRGCRYASLEIYLSDVEDGGESTFQIANNETFDDETFLRSSCRNMATKCHKSKLHFKPEKGKALVWYNHFVDGETGGLGEIDVYAWHGECPVIAGTKWVLTFEINVDDNSKAGE